In a single window of the Streptomyces sp. NBC_00285 genome:
- a CDS encoding PDZ domain-containing protein: MEQTALRPKPMPGQESDGARKSGPARRPHATRRRGRRLTTLLLGLFAATVLLLSGVGLGTVGATVIGMSRLAEFRQRAGVHPGGPATSAHPVPAPSSAKQTPRPTHAAATLGLEAVDAEKAGALVVGVHIPGPGYTAGLVRGDVLLALGRTRIDTADDLARAVAAARPGRELVLTVRHRSGGYQQLTAVPGVVT, translated from the coding sequence ATGGAACAGACTGCGTTGCGCCCCAAGCCCATGCCCGGTCAGGAGTCCGACGGCGCCCGGAAGTCCGGGCCCGCCCGGCGTCCGCATGCCACGCGCCGGCGTGGGCGTCGGCTCACGACCCTGCTGCTCGGCCTGTTCGCCGCAACCGTCCTGCTGTTGTCGGGGGTGGGTCTCGGGACGGTGGGTGCCACGGTGATCGGCATGAGCAGACTGGCCGAATTCCGGCAGCGGGCGGGAGTGCACCCCGGCGGCCCGGCCACGTCCGCACACCCGGTCCCCGCTCCGTCCTCCGCGAAGCAGACACCCCGCCCCACGCACGCCGCCGCGACCCTGGGGCTTGAGGCCGTCGACGCCGAGAAGGCCGGGGCCCTGGTGGTCGGCGTCCACATCCCGGGCCCGGGCTACACGGCGGGCCTGGTCCGGGGCGACGTACTCCTCGCCCTCGGCCGGACCCGGATCGACACGGCCGACGACCTCGCGCGAGCCGTCGCCGCTGCCCGCCCCGGACGCGAGCTCGTCCTGACGGTCCGGCACCGCAGCGGCGGGTACCAGCAACTGACGGCGGTACCGGGCGTCGTCACGTGA
- a CDS encoding damage-control phosphatase ARMT1 family protein, with protein MSFSADVILGNEPGAFPYSVLAERHPAIIGQVRAAFPYGPEQHRGLDALLDNCTKGVIEPLPGGAWGEWGIDAYVGRSWFDVPWLWSESYFYRRLLDAVGYFGDGPWRGIDPFRPSKLAELESPETDRELEALDTLASRPAEEREAALLHGSLWGNRADLGFRLSDGQAEERAAVPDLVADDSDRLRSLLDGAGTLCLIADNAGRELIPDLLLLAHLLRDGRVERAVLHVKPHPYYVSDATTADVVDAVRRLVRAPGQASAYGRLLWEAMADGRLAVRAHDFSCAPLPYADMPGDLRTEIGGAALTVLKGDLNYRRLVGDRRWAPTTSFAEVTAYFPGPVAALRTLKSDVITGLDSRTEAALVAAEEQRWRTSGTHALIQVRP; from the coding sequence ATGTCTTTCAGCGCGGACGTCATCCTCGGCAACGAACCCGGGGCCTTTCCGTACAGCGTGCTTGCCGAGCGGCATCCCGCGATCATCGGTCAGGTCAGGGCGGCGTTCCCCTACGGGCCCGAGCAGCACCGCGGCCTCGACGCACTGCTCGACAACTGCACCAAGGGTGTCATCGAACCGCTTCCGGGCGGGGCGTGGGGCGAGTGGGGCATCGACGCCTACGTCGGCCGGTCCTGGTTCGACGTGCCGTGGCTGTGGTCCGAGAGCTACTTCTACCGGCGTCTCCTCGACGCCGTCGGGTACTTCGGGGACGGCCCCTGGCGCGGGATCGACCCGTTCAGGCCTTCCAAGCTCGCCGAGCTCGAATCCCCGGAGACGGACCGGGAGCTGGAGGCGCTGGACACGCTTGCCTCCCGGCCGGCCGAGGAGCGGGAAGCGGCCCTGCTGCACGGGTCGTTGTGGGGAAACCGGGCCGACCTCGGGTTCCGGCTCTCCGACGGGCAGGCCGAGGAACGGGCCGCCGTACCGGACCTGGTCGCCGACGACAGCGACCGGCTGCGGTCACTGCTCGACGGCGCCGGCACGCTCTGCCTGATCGCCGACAACGCCGGCCGGGAGCTGATCCCCGACCTGCTGCTCCTTGCCCACCTCCTTCGAGACGGCCGCGTCGAGCGGGCCGTTCTGCACGTGAAGCCCCACCCCTACTACGTCTCCGACGCGACCACCGCCGACGTGGTCGACGCCGTGCGCCGGCTCGTGCGGGCACCGGGGCAGGCCTCGGCGTACGGGCGCCTGCTGTGGGAGGCCATGGCCGACGGGCGGCTCGCCGTCCGTGCGCACGACTTCTCCTGCGCTCCGCTGCCGTACGCGGACATGCCCGGCGACCTTCGTACGGAGATCGGCGGGGCCGCACTGACCGTACTGAAGGGGGACCTCAACTACCGCCGTCTGGTGGGGGACCGGCGCTGGGCGCCGACCACGTCCTTCGCCGAGGTGACCGCGTACTTCCCGGGACCGGTCGCCGCCCTGCGCACGCTGAAGTCCGATGTGATCACCGGGCTCGACAGCCGTACGGAGGCGGCTCTCGTCGCCGCGGAGGAGCAGCGCTGGCGGACGAGCGGGACCCATGCGCTCATCCAGGTCCGGCCCTGA
- the cyc2 gene encoding germacradienol/geosmin synthase Cyc2, with protein sequence MTQQPFELPHFYMPYPARLNPHVDEARAHSTVWAREMGMLEGSGIWEQSDLDAHDYGLLCAYTHPDCDGPALSLITDWYVWVFFFDDHFLEIFKRTQDRPGGKAYLDRLPLFMPMDLSTPMPEPENPVEAGLADLWTRTVPSMSADWRRRFAVATEHLLNESLWELSNINEGRIANPVEYIEMRRKVGGAPWSAGLVEYATAEVPASVARSRPLRVLMETFSDAVHLRNDLFSYQREVEDEGELSNGVLVLETFFGCTTQEAADTVNNVLTSRLHQFEHTALTEVPAVALEAGLSPGEGAAVARYTQGLQDWQSGGHEWHMRSSRYMNARAQTAKPWHGPTGAGTSAVDVGALLAAAGAERLRAYTHVPFQKVGPSLLPDFYMPFAVEHSPHLPGARPRLIEWTHRMGMLQEGVWDEDRLAAADLPLCAAGIDPDASAEALDLSSDWLAWGTYGDDYYPLVYGGRRDLAAARLTTHRLSDCMPLEGGQVIVPANAMERGLIDLWERTTAQMPLDDRRTLKDSVNMMTESWVWELVNQIQHRIPDPVDYLEMRRATFGSDLTMSMCRMGHGPSVPPEVYRSGPVRSLENAAVDYACLLNDVFSYQKEIEYEGEIHNAILVVQNFFGIDYPTGLRVVHDLMTQRMQQFEHVAAHELPVVYDDFALSEEAREVMRGYVQDLQHWMAGILHWHRTVDRYKAEHLAGRTHGFLPDRPPALPVAG encoded by the coding sequence ATGACGCAGCAGCCCTTCGAACTCCCGCACTTCTACATGCCGTACCCCGCGCGGCTGAACCCGCACGTCGACGAGGCACGCGCCCACTCGACCGTGTGGGCGCGCGAGATGGGCATGCTGGAGGGGTCCGGGATCTGGGAGCAGTCCGACCTCGACGCGCACGACTACGGCCTGCTCTGCGCCTACACACACCCCGACTGCGACGGCCCCGCCCTCTCGCTCATCACGGACTGGTACGTGTGGGTGTTCTTCTTCGACGACCACTTCCTGGAGATCTTCAAGCGCACCCAGGACCGCCCCGGCGGCAAGGCCTACCTGGACCGTCTGCCCCTCTTCATGCCGATGGACCTGTCGACGCCGATGCCCGAACCGGAGAACCCGGTCGAGGCCGGCCTCGCCGACCTGTGGACGCGCACCGTGCCGTCGATGTCCGCGGACTGGCGCCGCCGCTTCGCCGTCGCCACCGAGCATCTGCTCAACGAGTCCCTGTGGGAACTCTCCAACATCAACGAGGGCCGGATCGCCAACCCCGTCGAGTACATCGAGATGCGCCGCAAGGTCGGTGGCGCTCCCTGGTCCGCCGGTCTCGTGGAGTACGCGACCGCCGAGGTCCCCGCCTCCGTCGCCCGATCGCGGCCGCTGCGGGTCCTGATGGAGACGTTCTCCGACGCCGTGCACCTGCGCAACGACCTGTTCTCCTACCAGCGCGAGGTCGAGGACGAGGGCGAGCTCAGCAACGGCGTACTCGTCCTGGAGACCTTCTTCGGCTGCACCACCCAGGAGGCCGCCGACACCGTCAACAACGTCCTCACCTCCCGTCTCCACCAGTTCGAGCACACCGCCCTCACCGAGGTCCCCGCGGTCGCCCTGGAAGCAGGTCTGTCTCCGGGCGAGGGGGCCGCCGTCGCCCGGTACACGCAAGGACTCCAGGACTGGCAGTCCGGCGGCCACGAGTGGCACATGCGGTCCAGCCGCTACATGAACGCCCGCGCGCAGACGGCCAAGCCGTGGCACGGTCCGACCGGCGCGGGCACCTCCGCCGTCGACGTCGGCGCCCTGCTCGCCGCTGCCGGAGCCGAGCGGCTGCGCGCCTACACGCACGTGCCCTTCCAGAAGGTCGGCCCGTCCCTGTTGCCGGACTTCTACATGCCGTTCGCGGTGGAGCACAGCCCGCACCTGCCCGGCGCACGGCCCCGCCTCATCGAGTGGACGCACCGCATGGGCATGCTCCAGGAGGGAGTCTGGGACGAGGACCGGCTCGCCGCAGCCGACCTCCCGCTGTGCGCCGCCGGCATCGACCCGGACGCGAGCGCCGAGGCCCTCGACCTCAGCTCGGACTGGCTCGCCTGGGGGACCTACGGCGACGACTACTACCCCCTCGTCTACGGCGGCCGCCGCGACCTCGCAGCCGCCCGTCTGACCACACATCGCCTGTCGGACTGCATGCCCCTCGAAGGCGGACAGGTCATCGTCCCTGCGAACGCCATGGAGCGCGGCCTGATCGACCTGTGGGAACGCACCACGGCGCAGATGCCCCTCGACGACCGGCGCACCCTCAAGGACTCCGTGAACATGATGACCGAGAGCTGGGTGTGGGAGCTGGTCAACCAGATCCAGCACCGGATCCCGGACCCCGTCGACTACCTGGAGATGCGCCGCGCCACCTTCGGCTCCGACCTCACCATGAGCATGTGCCGGATGGGCCACGGCCCCTCCGTCCCCCCGGAGGTCTACCGCAGCGGTCCGGTGCGTTCCCTGGAGAACGCCGCTGTCGACTACGCGTGCCTGCTCAACGACGTCTTCTCGTACCAGAAGGAGATCGAGTACGAGGGCGAGATCCACAACGCCATCCTCGTCGTGCAGAACTTCTTCGGCATCGACTACCCGACCGGGCTCCGTGTCGTCCACGACCTGATGACCCAGCGCATGCAGCAGTTCGAGCACGTCGCCGCCCACGAACTGCCCGTCGTGTACGACGACTTCGCCCTCTCGGAGGAGGCGCGCGAGGTGATGCGCGGCTACGTCCAGGACCTTCAGCACTGGATGGCGGGCATCCTGCACTGGCACCGCACGGTCGACCGCTACAAGGCGGAACACCTGGCCGGCCGGACCCACGGCTTCCTCCCGGACCGCCCGCCGGCACTCCCCGTGGCGGGCTGA
- a CDS encoding ScbR family autoregulator-binding transcription factor has protein sequence MPRQLRAEQTRATIITAAADLFDRRGYESTSLSDIVEHAQVTKGALYFHFAAKDDLAHAIMEIQSRTSQQVTGDVDARGYTSLEALVRITFGIARLSVEGPVLRAGLRLATGGVAVRPPLRHPFTEWMELATGKLLGAVKESDLHHDTDVDAVAHSLVCFFVGTRVVGRHVEPVGRQPRRLAEMWHVMIRGLVPVHRRARYLALVSQLEQESRGG, from the coding sequence ATGCCGAGGCAGTTACGCGCTGAACAGACCCGAGCGACGATCATCACCGCCGCCGCCGATCTGTTCGACCGTCGCGGCTACGAGTCGACCAGTCTCAGTGACATCGTCGAGCACGCCCAGGTCACCAAGGGCGCGCTGTACTTCCACTTCGCGGCCAAGGACGATCTGGCCCACGCCATCATGGAGATCCAGTCGCGGACGTCCCAGCAGGTGACAGGGGACGTCGACGCCAGGGGGTACACCTCGCTGGAGGCCCTGGTCCGGATCACCTTCGGGATAGCGCGACTGTCGGTCGAGGGCCCCGTCCTCCGGGCCGGCCTACGACTCGCCACCGGGGGAGTCGCGGTGCGGCCGCCGCTTCGCCATCCGTTCACGGAGTGGATGGAACTGGCCACCGGGAAGCTCCTCGGGGCGGTCAAGGAGTCCGACCTCCATCACGACACCGACGTGGACGCGGTGGCCCACTCGCTGGTGTGCTTCTTCGTCGGCACCCGGGTCGTGGGCCGTCATGTGGAGCCGGTGGGACGGCAGCCGCGGCGGCTCGCGGAGATGTGGCACGTGATGATCCGGGGGCTGGTGCCCGTGCACCGCAGGGCGCGCTATCTGGCTCTGGTGAGTCAGCTGGAGCAGGAGTCCCGGGGCGGCTGA
- a CDS encoding class I SAM-dependent methyltransferase, with the protein MTPRYLRNPGEPVYDVDARSYVDVTDARDETDLHDVFTDIYRTNRWGSDETRSGPGSELQRMKRVIAQLGALIEDLGIRSVLDAPCGDFNWMRYVELHGASYLGGDVVAELVEANRAHHPGPGREFQLLDFTAQPVPRVDLIVCRDALVHFSYQHVVEALTRFRESGSRYLLTTSFSRTSANTDIVTGWWRPINLRLAPFGLPAPLQVIGDDESDDFYDDKALALWDLGQIPARFPGYDPAAAESGSPGT; encoded by the coding sequence TTGACCCCGCGATACCTGAGGAATCCTGGGGAGCCCGTCTACGACGTCGACGCTCGGAGCTATGTCGACGTCACGGACGCCCGTGACGAGACCGACCTGCACGACGTGTTCACGGACATCTACCGCACCAACCGCTGGGGCTCCGACGAGACCCGCTCAGGACCGGGCTCCGAGCTTCAGCGCATGAAGCGCGTCATCGCCCAACTCGGTGCCCTCATCGAGGACTTGGGAATCCGGTCGGTACTGGACGCGCCCTGCGGCGACTTCAACTGGATGCGGTACGTCGAACTGCACGGCGCCTCCTACCTCGGCGGCGACGTCGTCGCGGAACTCGTCGAGGCCAACCGCGCCCACCACCCCGGCCCGGGACGGGAGTTCCAGCTGCTCGACTTCACCGCCCAGCCCGTGCCGCGCGTCGACCTCATCGTGTGCCGGGACGCCCTCGTGCACTTCTCCTACCAGCATGTGGTGGAGGCGCTGACCCGCTTCCGGGAGAGCGGCTCGCGCTATCTGCTCACCACCAGCTTCTCCCGGACCTCCGCCAACACGGACATCGTCACCGGCTGGTGGCGGCCGATCAACCTCCGGCTCGCTCCCTTCGGTCTGCCCGCACCGCTCCAGGTCATCGGCGACGACGAGTCCGACGACTTCTACGACGACAAGGCGCTCGCACTGTGGGACCTCGGGCAGATCCCGGCCCGCTTCCCGGGCTACGATCCGGCCGCCGCCGAGTCGGGATCGCCGGGCACCTGA
- a CDS encoding aminopeptidase P family protein, whose translation MTGTAAPFAADDYRARMERAVRSAHEAGLAGLLVAPGPDLVWLTGYAPPAVTERLTLLVLAPGQDPVLVVPTLEAPDAAKAAGASALTMRDWTDGKDPYAATAALLDADGRFGISDNAWAMHLLALQKALPGTSYASLTDALPMLRAVKDAAELELLTAAGAAADATFEEIRKVPFGGRRESEVAADLAELLRRFGHSQVDFTIVASGPNGADPHHEVGDRIIERGDMVVLDFGGLKDGYGSDTSRTVHVGEPTDEERRVHDLVRAAQEAGFRSVRPGVPCQEVDRAARAVIADAGYGEYFIHRTGHGIGVTTHEPPYMIEGEEQPLVPGMCFSVEPGVYLPGRFGVRIEDIVTVTEDGGRRLNDTTREMVIVD comes from the coding sequence ATGACCGGCACCGCAGCACCCTTCGCCGCCGACGACTACAGGGCCCGCATGGAGCGCGCGGTCCGGTCGGCGCACGAGGCCGGGCTGGCAGGTCTCCTGGTGGCCCCGGGGCCCGACCTGGTGTGGCTCACCGGCTACGCGCCCCCCGCGGTCACCGAACGGCTCACCCTGCTGGTCCTCGCCCCCGGACAGGACCCCGTCCTCGTCGTCCCCACCCTGGAGGCCCCGGACGCCGCCAAGGCCGCCGGCGCGAGCGCCCTGACCATGCGGGACTGGACCGACGGCAAGGACCCCTACGCCGCCACCGCCGCCCTCCTGGACGCCGACGGCCGGTTCGGCATCAGCGACAACGCCTGGGCCATGCACCTGCTGGCCCTGCAGAAGGCCCTGCCCGGCACCTCGTACGCCTCTCTCACCGACGCCCTGCCGATGCTCCGGGCCGTCAAGGACGCGGCCGAGCTGGAACTGCTGACCGCCGCCGGCGCTGCCGCGGACGCGACGTTCGAGGAGATCCGGAAGGTTCCCTTCGGCGGCCGCCGGGAGTCCGAGGTGGCCGCCGACCTGGCGGAACTGCTCCGCCGCTTCGGCCACTCCCAGGTCGACTTCACCATCGTCGCCTCGGGGCCCAACGGCGCCGACCCGCACCACGAGGTGGGCGACCGGATCATCGAACGCGGCGACATGGTCGTCCTCGACTTCGGCGGCCTCAAGGACGGCTACGGCTCCGACACCTCCCGCACGGTCCACGTCGGCGAGCCCACCGACGAGGAGCGCCGGGTGCACGACCTCGTGCGCGCGGCCCAGGAGGCGGGTTTCCGCTCGGTACGGCCAGGAGTGCCGTGCCAGGAGGTCGACCGGGCCGCCCGCGCGGTCATCGCCGACGCCGGGTACGGCGAGTACTTCATCCACCGCACCGGGCACGGCATCGGCGTCACCACGCACGAACCGCCGTACATGATCGAGGGCGAGGAGCAGCCCCTGGTCCCGGGCATGTGCTTCTCCGTGGAGCCCGGTGTTTATCTGCCGGGCCGTTTCGGGGTACGCATCGAGGACATCGTCACGGTCACCGAGGACGGCGGCCGCAGGCTCAACGACACGACCCGCGAGATGGTCATAGTGGACTGA
- the fxsT gene encoding FxSxx-COOH system tetratricopeptide repeat protein: protein MFGAELFTQTAAAAAGTMVGLMTTDAWQVARHRISRILRREDVARLDQARAALDAAPPGRQEIILREQRDEWDATLRGLLARDPALSGLLTEFVQEFSGVVARPPVFIQIQQQPVALEARAPGALTVAPPLGRLDRRVRGRGPLLDTLKQLVGKPTSGVRVLHGMGGGGKTTVALEIAAYAAALNVDVWWVTAKNPAALSAGMREVVAALGTPADLIDRAWSGRSSATDLLWRRLCDTASPWLLVVDNADEPEHLAPYGRLSEGTGWIRPAAELPGLVLITSRDSSPTTWGPWATLHPVDALEEADAAEVLWDLAGERAGSREDAQSLARRLGGLPLALRIAGSHLAAASAFPAWPGTTTVRTYADYRAALDVRFTELLDEHPPGRPGSDYSVPVTGTWELSLDLLERRGITQARPLMRLLCCLGEAPVPLVGLMRPDRLADSSLLPGVTPQELFTALTSLADFGLIELHTPRGGDDHTRTLLMHPLVRDAGRLQRDLAEHMREYAAVVADLVVCATAELSEDDPRDWPRWRLLLPHCDAPLALIGDPYEADDALVSKALRAAAAGARHLFRRGWLDRAEEVLEACEPVVLACGPRDPDALEVRSAAAHLLQQRGRLPAAESLLRTVLEDTRALFGDEAGETADARYALANLLCDRGRPVEAETEYRAVHATRRVLLGERDPQTLAARKGVAWMARYRGLLAEAEEDYRLVLDAYRETLGASHPDTLVTRHEMAQVLHERGMFRQAEQELRETHRECADVLGERHPNTLAVRHDLADVLRDRGLLVEAEHEFRTVLGLRADAYGEDHPETVAARHGLATVLRDRGWPGDAETEFREVFEVRRRLLGDMHPHTLAVRHNLADLLMERGQLEAAEAEFREVYAARREVLGEQHLLTLSVRHGAAHVLHLRGRTDRAETEYRTVLADCVDTLGPRHPGTLAVRHNIADLLKDQGRLAAAEQEFREVYEARRTVLGEQHLLTLSVRHGAAHVLHLRGHVEQAEAEYRTVLADCVETLGPRHPGTLAVRHNLADLLCLKGELAAAEAEFVEVREACEEVLGLRHPRTLAAQRALAHLRSDDQVPGDPDSAAAGS, encoded by the coding sequence ATGTTCGGGGCAGAGTTGTTCACCCAGACCGCTGCCGCCGCCGCGGGCACGATGGTCGGGCTGATGACCACGGATGCCTGGCAGGTGGCCCGGCACAGGATCTCGCGGATCCTGCGGCGGGAGGACGTGGCACGGCTCGACCAGGCGCGGGCGGCGCTGGACGCGGCTCCGCCGGGCCGGCAGGAGATCATCCTGCGGGAGCAGCGGGACGAGTGGGACGCGACGCTGCGCGGTCTGCTGGCCCGTGACCCCGCGCTGTCCGGTCTGCTGACCGAGTTCGTGCAGGAGTTCTCAGGCGTGGTGGCCCGCCCCCCGGTCTTCATCCAGATCCAGCAGCAACCGGTCGCCCTGGAGGCCCGCGCCCCCGGCGCGCTGACCGTGGCTCCTCCGCTGGGGCGCCTGGACCGGCGGGTCCGGGGCCGTGGGCCACTGCTGGACACGCTCAAACAGCTGGTGGGCAAGCCGACTTCGGGTGTGCGGGTGCTGCACGGCATGGGCGGTGGCGGCAAGACGACGGTCGCCCTGGAGATCGCCGCGTACGCCGCCGCGCTGAACGTCGACGTGTGGTGGGTGACCGCGAAGAACCCGGCCGCGCTGAGCGCCGGGATGCGTGAGGTGGTGGCCGCGCTGGGCACGCCCGCGGATCTCATCGACCGTGCCTGGTCCGGGCGTTCGAGTGCGACGGATCTGCTGTGGCGGCGGCTGTGCGACACCGCGAGCCCGTGGCTGCTGGTGGTGGACAACGCCGACGAACCCGAACACCTGGCCCCGTACGGCCGGTTGTCGGAGGGAACCGGCTGGATCAGGCCGGCCGCGGAGCTGCCCGGTCTGGTGCTGATCACCAGCAGGGACAGCAGCCCGACGACGTGGGGTCCATGGGCCACCCTGCATCCCGTGGACGCGCTGGAGGAGGCCGACGCGGCCGAGGTGCTGTGGGATCTCGCCGGGGAGCGGGCCGGTTCGCGTGAGGACGCGCAGAGCCTGGCCCGGCGGCTCGGCGGACTGCCGCTGGCCCTGCGGATCGCGGGCTCGCATCTCGCGGCGGCCTCGGCCTTCCCCGCCTGGCCGGGCACGACGACCGTGCGGACGTACGCCGACTACCGCGCGGCCCTCGACGTGCGCTTCACCGAACTCCTCGACGAGCACCCGCCCGGACGGCCGGGCAGCGACTACTCGGTCCCGGTGACCGGCACGTGGGAGCTGTCGCTGGACCTCCTGGAGCGGCGGGGCATCACCCAGGCCCGGCCGCTGATGCGGTTGCTGTGCTGTCTGGGCGAGGCGCCCGTCCCGCTGGTCGGTCTGATGCGCCCCGACCGGCTGGCGGACTCGTCGCTGCTGCCCGGCGTCACGCCCCAGGAGCTGTTCACGGCGCTCACCTCGCTCGCCGACTTCGGGTTGATCGAGCTGCACACCCCGCGCGGCGGCGACGACCACACGCGCACCCTGCTGATGCACCCGCTCGTCCGGGACGCCGGCAGGCTCCAGCGGGACCTCGCCGAGCACATGCGGGAGTATGCGGCCGTCGTCGCCGACCTGGTCGTCTGCGCCACCGCCGAACTGAGCGAGGACGACCCGCGCGACTGGCCCCGCTGGCGGCTGCTGCTGCCGCACTGCGACGCCCCGCTGGCGCTGATCGGCGACCCGTACGAGGCGGACGACGCGCTTGTCTCGAAGGCGCTCAGGGCAGCGGCCGCCGGGGCCCGGCACCTGTTCCGGCGGGGCTGGCTGGACCGGGCGGAGGAGGTGCTGGAGGCGTGCGAGCCGGTCGTGCTGGCCTGCGGGCCGCGCGATCCGGACGCGCTCGAAGTACGGTCCGCCGCCGCTCATCTGCTCCAGCAGCGCGGGCGGCTGCCGGCGGCCGAGTCGCTCCTTCGTACCGTCCTCGAGGACACCCGGGCGCTGTTCGGCGACGAGGCCGGCGAGACCGCCGACGCCCGGTACGCGCTCGCGAACCTGCTCTGCGACCGGGGTCGCCCGGTCGAGGCGGAGACCGAGTACCGCGCGGTCCACGCCACACGCCGCGTGCTGCTGGGCGAGCGCGACCCCCAGACCCTCGCGGCCCGTAAGGGCGTGGCCTGGATGGCCCGTTACCGAGGGCTGCTCGCGGAGGCCGAGGAGGACTACCGTCTGGTCCTGGACGCCTACCGCGAGACTCTCGGCGCGAGCCACCCCGACACCCTGGTCACCCGCCACGAGATGGCCCAGGTGCTGCACGAGCGCGGCATGTTCCGGCAGGCGGAACAGGAACTGCGGGAAACCCACCGGGAGTGCGCCGACGTGCTGGGCGAGCGCCACCCGAACACGCTCGCCGTGCGCCATGACCTCGCGGACGTCCTGCGCGACCGCGGCCTCCTGGTCGAGGCCGAGCACGAGTTCCGTACGGTGCTCGGGCTGCGCGCCGACGCCTACGGTGAGGACCATCCGGAGACCGTGGCCGCCCGGCACGGTCTGGCCACGGTGCTGCGCGACCGGGGCTGGCCCGGCGACGCGGAGACCGAGTTCCGGGAGGTCTTCGAGGTCCGCCGCAGGCTGCTCGGCGACATGCACCCGCACACCCTGGCGGTCCGGCACAACCTGGCCGACCTGCTGATGGAGCGGGGTCAACTGGAGGCCGCCGAGGCGGAGTTCAGGGAGGTGTACGCGGCTCGCCGTGAAGTGCTGGGCGAACAGCACCTGCTCACGCTGTCCGTACGGCACGGCGCCGCCCATGTCCTGCATCTGCGGGGCCGCACCGACCGGGCCGAGACCGAGTACCGCACGGTCCTGGCGGACTGTGTCGACACCCTCGGTCCCCGCCACCCCGGCACCCTCGCGGTCCGCCACAACATCGCCGACCTGCTCAAGGACCAGGGCCGGCTGGCCGCGGCGGAACAGGAGTTCAGGGAGGTGTACGAGGCCCGCCGCACCGTGCTGGGCGAGCAGCACCTGCTCACCTTGTCCGTACGGCACGGCGCAGCCCACGTCCTTCATCTGCGCGGGCACGTCGAGCAGGCGGAGGCGGAGTACCGCACGGTGCTCGCGGACTGCGTGGAGACGCTGGGGCCACGGCACCCGGGAACCCTCGCGGTCCGGCACAACCTGGCCGATCTGCTGTGCCTGAAGGGTGAACTCGCTGCGGCCGAGGCGGAGTTCGTGGAGGTGCGGGAGGCCTGCGAGGAGGTTCTCGGGCTACGCCATCCAAGGACACTGGCCGCTCAGCGGGCCCTGGCCCATCTGCGGTCCGACGATCAGGTGCCCGGCGATCCCGACTCGGCGGCGGCCGGATCGTAG
- a CDS encoding ScbA/BarX family gamma-butyrolactone biosynthesis protein produces the protein MPESRQFTESRPGALTATVPRELVHRVAVAETLLTGWNRTGTDRFTLTAQWPRAHQLHVSPDRSAYEPLLIAETVRQCGALLAHSAYEVPIGHQFVLQELRVDTHPEHLAVGAAPAEPVIDITVDEIRRRGGRPTALRYDAVLRLGGERVATGRVAVSWTNQSVYRRLRRGRTADIGVLRLPQPPPPPLPAGTVGRALRADVLLSPTARSDRWRLRVDTAHPVFFDHPLDHIPGMLLLEAARQAARAHGGGDRWVPTSFHAAFHQYAELDKPVWMEVSTGAGGDVQVVALQGESAAFECRVGAAEG, from the coding sequence ATGCCAGAGTCGCGGCAGTTCACGGAGTCCCGGCCCGGAGCCCTGACGGCGACCGTCCCTCGTGAACTCGTGCACCGCGTGGCCGTCGCGGAGACCCTCCTCACCGGCTGGAACAGAACGGGCACCGACCGGTTCACGCTGACCGCCCAGTGGCCGCGCGCCCATCAGTTACACGTGTCCCCGGACCGCTCGGCCTATGAGCCGCTCCTCATCGCGGAAACGGTCCGCCAGTGCGGAGCGCTTCTCGCCCACTCCGCCTACGAGGTCCCGATCGGTCATCAGTTCGTCCTGCAGGAACTGCGTGTCGACACCCACCCCGAGCATCTGGCCGTAGGCGCCGCCCCGGCCGAACCCGTCATCGACATCACCGTCGACGAGATCCGCCGCCGCGGCGGCCGTCCGACCGCCCTGCGCTACGACGCCGTCCTGCGCCTGGGCGGCGAGCGCGTAGCGACCGGCCGTGTCGCCGTGAGCTGGACCAACCAGTCCGTCTACCGTCGGCTGCGCCGTGGCCGCACCGCCGACATCGGTGTCCTTCGGCTGCCTCAGCCGCCGCCCCCGCCGCTGCCGGCAGGCACGGTGGGACGGGCCCTGCGCGCCGACGTGCTCCTGTCTCCCACCGCTCGCTCCGACCGCTGGCGACTGAGAGTCGATACCGCACACCCTGTTTTCTTCGACCACCCGCTGGACCACATTCCCGGCATGCTCCTCCTGGAGGCCGCTCGCCAGGCGGCACGGGCACACGGCGGCGGGGACCGGTGGGTGCCGACGTCCTTCCATGCCGCCTTTCACCAGTACGCCGAGCTCGACAAACCGGTGTGGATGGAAGTGAGCACAGGGGCCGGCGGGGACGTACAAGTCGTCGCGCTGCAAGGCGAATCGGCGGCCTTCGAGTGCCGAGTCGGCGCCGCCGAAGGGTGA